The following are encoded together in the Naumannella cuiyingiana genome:
- a CDS encoding enolase C-terminal domain-like protein, with translation MSRTLRTDRIRAIHTARVSPTVRPELLVSGARGSHDRSDFLLVRIVTTAGIEGIGEVSGTLLWSGEDSATAEHVIGRALVPALIGQPLVPVAALEARMDRALAGNPFTKAGVSIALWDAYAKALDVPLAVALGGPMRTEVAIKCSLSGNGGRLRAGLARAQESGFRAFKIKIGLDVDSDVERMAELRALVGPDTMIGLDANGGYSRADARRAGERLLEFGPAFFEQPVAPADLVGMRDLRGLGIPVVGDETVFGSEDLMAAIRADALDVVSLYVGKSGGPGRAVTMGRIAHAAGVDIVIGSNGELGVGAAAQLHVACALEALGAIPSDIIGAAYYDSDVVRIGIDTDGVRARLGDAPGLGVVLDDHLSARLRDGSSEQGVR, from the coding sequence GTGAGCAGGACCCTGCGTACCGATCGGATCCGGGCGATCCACACAGCCCGGGTCAGCCCCACGGTGCGCCCGGAGTTGCTCGTCTCGGGAGCTCGCGGTAGCCACGACCGCTCGGACTTCCTGCTGGTACGCATCGTCACCACCGCGGGGATCGAAGGCATCGGCGAGGTGAGCGGCACGCTGTTGTGGAGCGGAGAGGATTCGGCCACCGCTGAGCACGTCATCGGCCGCGCCTTGGTTCCGGCACTGATCGGACAACCGCTGGTGCCGGTGGCCGCGCTCGAGGCGCGGATGGATCGCGCCCTGGCCGGCAATCCGTTCACCAAGGCGGGTGTGTCCATTGCACTCTGGGACGCCTACGCCAAGGCGCTCGACGTGCCGCTTGCGGTGGCACTCGGCGGGCCGATGCGTACCGAGGTGGCGATCAAGTGTTCACTGAGCGGCAATGGTGGACGGCTGCGTGCCGGACTCGCCCGAGCGCAGGAGTCCGGTTTTCGCGCGTTCAAGATCAAGATCGGACTCGATGTCGATTCCGACGTCGAGCGGATGGCCGAGCTGCGGGCCCTGGTCGGCCCCGACACAATGATCGGCCTGGATGCCAACGGGGGTTACAGTCGGGCCGACGCCCGCCGGGCCGGAGAGCGCCTGCTCGAGTTCGGTCCCGCATTCTTTGAGCAACCGGTGGCTCCGGCCGACCTGGTCGGCATGCGGGACCTGCGCGGGCTCGGCATCCCCGTCGTTGGTGACGAGACCGTGTTCGGCTCCGAAGACCTGATGGCCGCCATCCGCGCGGACGCGCTCGACGTGGTCAGCCTCTACGTCGGTAAGAGCGGCGGGCCGGGCCGGGCCGTCACCATGGGTCGCATCGCGCACGCCGCGGGTGTCGACATCGTGATCGGGTCCAATGGCGAACTCGGGGTCGGTGCGGCCGCGCAGCTCCACGTGGCCTGTGCCCTGGAGGCGCTCGGCGCCATCCCTTCGGACATCATTGGCGCGGCCTACTACGACAGCGACGTCGTGCGGATCGGGATCGACACGGACGGCGTCCGGGCCAGGCTCGGCGACGCCCCCGGGCTGGGAGTCGTACTCGATGATCACCTGTCTGCGCGGCTGCGAGACGGGTCCAGCGAACAGGGAGTCCGGTAG
- a CDS encoding glycoside hydrolase domain-containing protein yields the protein MRIRRLAAATILATILITGTAPHANAAGSLSWWIADSSVNVFYSEPARSQKASLVMARNEYESFQVVLKSDAANTITSVTSSALTAGTNQIAASNVRTNYVEYVQLESNSNTAVGDGSEWRYPTMASNAPGWFPETLSNDASIGLQANTPRPIWVTVYAPAAAEPGQYRGKLTVNTTAGALTIPYSVEVGAATLPNPGKSAYTTLIHQQIVGAWYNTTTATNHASDPITAFYGYERWTPQWWTIVGKMADAMKETRVNGIFINSPALLLDGGTTLDPATGKYTFNWSRFDQYVQYYLDRDMVKVLEGVAIGHPDPTQNAGVNYLTYVLQRDGAGRLTTGLSPVDSATSRNWIDQYLPALFDHLRQKGWYKLWYQQVADEPDTANSQQQYAYFMSKLRAVAPDVPAGDASWSLGAHSYAVSQGANVVVPTVDNYEANRSSYDAMRSKGVRTWVYNMCCSGTHGYYAMNRFVDSKVYEGRVLPWASFKYGVTGYLHWAWNFWTPGIGSTKSFDTMTDPQYGVGGTANAFKGDQYIVHPDTKNTSIKATIRSQSQRDGAEDYELLALAAKVDPAAVKALIDRVAPSYNPADRPYDIGNLRAARDELVRLASGTALPGTASLNGDTMAELVQVAADGTTRAWLNGSPTVESSYTGSPLQIATGVTDPRRLRFADLDGDGRTERIMINSDGTIDAWWNASATVTKSFVGTPTRIASGFADPARVRFADLDGDGRAELINVETSGTIRAWWNATDTVAGSFVHGPLEVGWGFNDPGRVQFADLNGDKLADLINVNSNGTISGWRNQTATVANSFKDPSTVIASGFTDPTRVRFAQLDHDQRAELINIDSSGNIRAWWNASSTFAYIYPYDPQVIASGFSDPGRVLFG from the coding sequence ATGCGCATACGCCGCCTTGCCGCAGCAACAATCCTCGCCACGATCCTGATCACCGGCACCGCGCCGCACGCGAACGCGGCGGGATCGCTCAGCTGGTGGATCGCAGACTCATCGGTGAACGTCTTCTACAGCGAGCCGGCGCGCTCGCAGAAGGCGTCGCTCGTCATGGCGCGCAACGAATACGAGTCGTTCCAGGTCGTCCTCAAGTCCGACGCGGCCAATACGATCACCTCGGTGACCAGTTCCGCGCTGACCGCGGGCACCAACCAGATCGCGGCAAGCAACGTCCGGACGAACTACGTCGAATACGTTCAACTGGAGAGCAACAGCAACACCGCGGTCGGGGATGGTTCGGAATGGCGCTATCCGACGATGGCGTCCAACGCGCCGGGATGGTTCCCCGAAACGCTGTCCAACGACGCCTCGATCGGCCTCCAGGCGAACACCCCGCGGCCGATCTGGGTCACCGTCTATGCGCCGGCAGCCGCCGAACCCGGCCAGTACCGCGGCAAGTTGACCGTCAACACGACCGCGGGGGCGCTCACGATCCCCTACTCGGTCGAGGTCGGCGCAGCTACGCTGCCGAACCCGGGGAAGAGTGCCTACACCACCCTGATCCATCAACAGATCGTCGGTGCCTGGTACAACACGACGACCGCCACCAACCACGCCAGCGATCCGATCACCGCGTTCTATGGCTACGAGCGCTGGACACCGCAATGGTGGACGATCGTGGGGAAGATGGCCGACGCGATGAAGGAGACGCGGGTCAACGGCATCTTCATCAACAGTCCCGCGCTGCTGCTCGACGGCGGTACCACGCTCGACCCGGCGACCGGCAAGTACACCTTCAACTGGAGCAGGTTCGACCAGTACGTGCAGTACTACCTGGACCGCGACATGGTGAAGGTGCTCGAGGGTGTTGCCATCGGCCATCCCGACCCGACCCAGAACGCCGGCGTCAACTACCTCACCTATGTGCTGCAGCGCGACGGTGCCGGACGTTTGACCACCGGGCTGTCCCCCGTCGACTCCGCGACTAGTCGCAATTGGATCGACCAGTACCTGCCCGCCCTGTTCGACCACCTGCGACAGAAGGGGTGGTACAAGCTGTGGTACCAGCAGGTCGCGGACGAGCCGGACACCGCCAACAGCCAGCAGCAGTACGCGTACTTCATGAGCAAGCTTCGCGCCGTCGCGCCCGACGTCCCGGCCGGTGACGCGAGCTGGAGTCTCGGTGCGCACAGCTATGCCGTCTCCCAGGGTGCGAACGTCGTGGTTCCGACGGTCGACAACTACGAGGCCAACCGGTCGTCCTACGACGCGATGCGGTCCAAGGGGGTCAGGACCTGGGTGTACAACATGTGCTGCTCGGGCACCCACGGCTATTACGCGATGAACCGGTTCGTGGACAGCAAGGTCTACGAGGGTCGCGTCCTGCCGTGGGCAAGCTTCAAGTACGGCGTGACCGGATATCTGCACTGGGCGTGGAACTTCTGGACCCCCGGCATCGGCAGCACCAAGTCCTTCGACACCATGACCGACCCGCAGTACGGCGTGGGTGGGACGGCGAACGCCTTCAAGGGAGACCAATACATCGTCCATCCGGACACGAAGAACACTTCGATCAAAGCGACAATCCGCTCCCAGTCGCAACGCGACGGCGCCGAGGACTACGAACTGCTGGCACTCGCCGCCAAGGTCGATCCGGCTGCGGTGAAGGCACTGATCGACCGCGTCGCGCCGTCCTACAACCCCGCCGACCGGCCCTACGACATCGGCAACCTCCGTGCCGCCCGCGACGAGCTGGTCCGGCTGGCATCCGGCACCGCGCTGCCCGGGACGGCATCCCTGAACGGCGACACGATGGCAGAACTGGTGCAGGTCGCGGCCGACGGGACGACGCGCGCCTGGCTGAACGGGTCACCGACCGTCGAGAGCTCCTACACGGGAAGTCCGCTGCAGATCGCTACGGGGGTCACCGACCCGCGTCGACTGCGCTTCGCCGATCTCGACGGCGACGGTCGAACCGAGCGGATCATGATCAACTCCGACGGTACGATCGACGCCTGGTGGAACGCCTCGGCGACCGTGACCAAATCATTCGTCGGTACGCCGACACGCATCGCCAGCGGCTTTGCCGACCCGGCACGGGTTCGGTTCGCCGATCTCGACGGCGACGGCCGAGCGGAGTTGATCAACGTCGAAACCTCGGGAACCATCCGGGCGTGGTGGAATGCCACGGACACGGTCGCCGGCTCCTTCGTGCACGGCCCGCTGGAGGTCGGCTGGGGTTTCAACGACCCGGGCCGCGTGCAGTTCGCCGACCTGAACGGTGACAAACTCGCCGACCTGATCAACGTGAACAGCAACGGCACGATCAGCGGCTGGCGCAATCAGACCGCGACGGTGGCCAACTCCTTCAAGGATCCGAGCACCGTGATCGCGTCCGGCTTCACTGACCCGACCAGGGTTCGGTTCGCCCAGCTCGACCATGATCAGCGCGCGGAGCTGATCAACATCGATTCATCGGGAAACATCCGTGCCTGGTGGAACGCCTCGTCGACGTTTGCCTACATCTATCCCTATGATCCTCAGGTGATCGCCTCCGGCTTCTCTGATCCCGGTCGGGTCCTGTTCGGGTGA
- the gyrA gene encoding DNA gyrase subunit A, producing MTDTPMGPDDPGNETPDEATNDEISTGNLTQRTDQIDLQVEVQRSYLDYAMSVIVSRALPDVKDGLKPVHRRVIYAMYDGGYRPDRGWNKCSRVVGEVMGLYHPHGDSAIYDTLVRLAQHWAMRAPLVSGQGNFGSPGNDKAAAMRYTECKMAPLAMEMVRDIDEDTVDFKPNYDNKDTEPVVLPARFPNLLVNGSTGIAVGMATNIPTHNLREVAEAVQWSLDHPDAEPEELLEAAMERVKGPDFPGGATIVGRSGIEQAYRTGRGSVIMRAVMDIEEDSKGRQQIVATELPYMTNPDNLMLKIAELVNSGKLTGLADIRDDTSARTGTRLVFVLKRDAQPRVVMNNLYKHTALQDTFGCNMLALVDDVPRVLRLDQFISLWVAHQIDVIQRRTRYRLRKAEEQAHVYRGLVKALDALDEVIALIRRSPNTDEARTGLMALLEIDEIQATAILDMQLRRLAALERQKIVDTLAEIEERIADFRAILASEERQREIVGNELREIVDKYGDERRTKIIAASGDMSEEDFIPDSDVIVTITHGGYAKRTATDAYRVQKRGGKGVRGATLKADDEVAHLFATSNHQWVLFFTNLGRVYRAKVWQLPEASRDARGGHVAGLLSFLPNEHITQVLTLRGYDDAQYLLLATRNGLVKKTPLEAYDSPRQAGLIALNFRDEGDELIGAGLVSDDDDVLLISKKGQAIRFAAAADQLRPMGRVTSGVTGMKFRDGDELLSMSVIDADTPEDDRFVFTVTDSGYAKRTPVSAYRQQGRGGLGIKAMKLNENRGELVGGLVVRDADEVMAIKNSGQITRSAVAEVPVKGRDTMGVKFVGVRGDDRVARIAVNPEQTAEAQEAGVADTPAADGSDEGVAGDNAGQTAGESTESGAVTHDGGSGTGSVASDSPDDTAAAEETEQ from the coding sequence ATGACGGACACCCCGATGGGCCCGGACGACCCCGGCAACGAGACCCCCGACGAGGCGACGAACGACGAGATCTCGACGGGCAATCTGACCCAGCGGACCGATCAGATCGACCTCCAGGTCGAGGTGCAGCGCTCCTACCTCGACTACGCGATGAGCGTCATCGTCAGCCGCGCGCTGCCCGACGTGAAGGACGGCCTCAAGCCGGTGCACCGCCGGGTGATCTATGCGATGTACGACGGCGGCTACCGGCCGGACCGCGGCTGGAACAAGTGCTCCCGCGTCGTCGGCGAGGTGATGGGTCTGTACCACCCGCACGGTGACTCGGCGATCTACGACACGTTGGTACGCCTCGCGCAGCACTGGGCCATGCGCGCCCCGCTGGTCAGTGGTCAGGGCAACTTCGGCTCGCCCGGCAACGACAAGGCCGCCGCGATGCGCTACACCGAGTGCAAGATGGCGCCGCTGGCGATGGAGATGGTCCGCGACATCGACGAGGACACCGTCGACTTCAAGCCGAACTACGACAACAAGGACACCGAGCCGGTCGTCCTGCCGGCCCGCTTCCCGAACCTGCTGGTCAACGGCTCGACCGGCATCGCGGTCGGCATGGCGACGAACATCCCGACGCACAACCTGCGCGAGGTCGCCGAGGCGGTGCAGTGGAGCCTGGATCACCCCGACGCCGAGCCCGAGGAGCTGCTCGAGGCGGCGATGGAGCGGGTCAAGGGCCCGGACTTCCCCGGCGGCGCCACCATCGTCGGGCGCTCGGGCATCGAGCAGGCGTACCGCACCGGCCGCGGTTCGGTGATCATGCGCGCGGTGATGGACATCGAGGAGGACAGCAAGGGGCGCCAGCAGATCGTCGCCACCGAACTGCCCTACATGACCAATCCCGACAATCTGATGCTCAAGATCGCCGAGCTGGTCAACTCGGGCAAGCTCACCGGCCTGGCCGACATCCGCGACGACACCTCCGCGCGTACCGGCACCCGCCTCGTCTTCGTGCTCAAGCGGGACGCGCAGCCGCGGGTGGTGATGAACAACCTCTACAAGCACACCGCGCTGCAGGACACCTTCGGCTGCAACATGTTGGCGCTCGTCGACGACGTGCCCCGGGTGCTGCGGCTCGACCAGTTCATCAGCCTGTGGGTCGCCCACCAGATCGACGTCATCCAGCGCCGCACCCGCTACCGGCTGCGCAAGGCCGAGGAGCAGGCGCACGTCTACCGCGGTCTGGTCAAGGCGCTCGACGCGCTCGACGAGGTGATCGCGCTGATCCGACGCAGCCCGAACACCGATGAGGCACGCACCGGGCTGATGGCGCTGCTGGAGATCGACGAGATCCAGGCCACCGCCATCCTCGACATGCAGTTGCGCCGCCTGGCCGCGCTGGAGCGACAGAAGATCGTCGACACGCTCGCCGAGATCGAGGAGCGGATCGCCGACTTCCGGGCCATCCTCGCCTCGGAGGAGCGGCAGCGCGAGATCGTCGGCAACGAGCTGCGCGAGATCGTCGACAAGTACGGCGACGAGCGGCGTACCAAGATCATCGCCGCCAGCGGAGACATGTCGGAGGAGGACTTCATCCCCGACTCCGACGTGATCGTCACGATCACGCACGGCGGGTACGCCAAGCGCACCGCGACCGATGCGTACCGCGTGCAGAAGCGCGGCGGCAAGGGCGTGCGCGGGGCCACGCTGAAGGCCGACGACGAGGTGGCGCATCTGTTCGCCACGTCGAATCACCAGTGGGTGCTGTTCTTCACCAACCTGGGCCGGGTTTACCGGGCGAAGGTGTGGCAACTGCCCGAGGCCTCCCGCGACGCGCGCGGCGGCCATGTCGCCGGCCTGTTGTCCTTCCTGCCGAACGAGCACATCACGCAGGTGCTGACGCTGCGCGGCTACGACGACGCGCAGTACCTGCTGCTCGCCACCCGCAACGGCCTGGTCAAGAAGACCCCGCTGGAGGCGTACGACTCGCCGCGCCAGGCCGGCCTGATCGCGCTCAACTTCCGCGACGAGGGCGACGAGCTGATCGGCGCCGGGCTGGTCAGCGACGACGACGACGTGTTGCTGATCTCGAAGAAGGGCCAGGCGATCCGCTTCGCCGCCGCGGCCGATCAGCTCCGGCCGATGGGACGGGTGACGTCCGGTGTCACCGGGATGAAGTTCCGCGACGGCGACGAGCTGTTGTCGATGTCGGTGATCGATGCCGACACCCCCGAGGATGATCGCTTCGTGTTCACCGTCACCGATTCCGGGTACGCCAAGCGCACGCCCGTCTCGGCGTACCGCCAGCAAGGTCGCGGCGGCTTGGGGATCAAGGCGATGAAGCTGAACGAGAACCGCGGCGAGCTCGTCGGCGGTCTCGTGGTCCGCGATGCGGACGAGGTGATGGCGATCAAGAACAGCGGACAGATCACCCGCTCGGCGGTGGCCGAGGTGCCGGTCAAGGGCCGCGACACGATGGGCGTGAAGTTCGTTGGGGTACGCGGCGACGACCGCGTCGCCCGGATCGCCGTCAACCCCGAGCAGACCGCGGAGGCCCAGGAGGCCGGGGTGGCCGACACGCCTGCCGCCGACGGGTCCGACGAGGGTGTCGCGGGGGACAATGCTGGTCAGACCGCGGGCGAATCGACGGAATCCGGCGCCGTGACGCATGATGGTGGTTCGGGGACGGGTAGTGTCGCTAGCGATTCGCCCGATGACACCGCAGCAGCGGAGGAGACTGAGCAGTGA
- a CDS encoding DUF3566 domain-containing protein: MTNGNQTSGGRAGSGSAEAVSRADRIMGRSDSPTRADGQPPRNDGTAPGQNGRAGTGTTTTAERKPQGRTTQSWRPPSKPTQGAAGNAAKNAGNDKAGNDTSGSARPAGGNGGPVATGRAAAAVPPSGTAGRNGTASPQQARGNGALAPATRQPATDQTTRLPSQRTAASASSAPARPRSGSAGTASSVTSASQFGAARRTRKARLRLARLDPWSVMKTAFLFSIAAGIMLVVATAAVYGVLETSGLFDAINTSVSQVVSSPNDPNQFDIKQVLDFRRVLGAAAVISALNVVIFTALATLFSFLYNISATVLGGLEVTLAED, encoded by the coding sequence GTGACCAACGGCAATCAGACGAGCGGCGGGCGCGCCGGTTCCGGCTCGGCGGAGGCGGTCAGCCGCGCCGACCGGATCATGGGACGCTCGGACTCGCCCACGCGCGCCGACGGACAGCCTCCGCGCAATGACGGGACGGCGCCGGGTCAGAACGGCCGGGCGGGCACCGGCACGACGACCACCGCCGAGCGCAAGCCGCAGGGTCGGACGACGCAGAGTTGGCGGCCGCCGAGCAAGCCCACCCAGGGCGCGGCTGGCAACGCGGCCAAGAACGCCGGGAACGACAAGGCCGGCAACGATACGTCCGGATCGGCTCGTCCGGCCGGCGGCAACGGCGGCCCCGTCGCCACTGGTCGCGCCGCCGCGGCGGTGCCGCCGAGCGGCACCGCGGGACGCAACGGGACCGCCTCGCCGCAGCAGGCGCGCGGCAACGGGGCGCTCGCTCCGGCGACCCGACAGCCCGCCACCGACCAGACCACCCGGCTGCCGAGCCAGCGCACGGCGGCTTCGGCCTCCTCGGCCCCGGCCCGTCCGCGCTCGGGCAGCGCCGGCACCGCGAGCAGCGTGACGAGCGCGTCGCAGTTCGGCGCGGCGCGGCGTACCCGCAAGGCACGCCTGCGGCTCGCCCGGCTCGACCCGTGGTCGGTGATGAAGACCGCGTTCCTGTTCTCGATCGCCGCCGGCATCATGCTGGTCGTGGCGACCGCGGCGGTCTACGGCGTATTGGAGACGTCGGGCCTGTTCGATGCGATCAACACCTCGGTGAGCCAGGTCGTGTCGTCGCCGAACGATCCGAACCAGTTCGACATCAAGCAGGTTCTCGACTTCCGGCGGGTGCTCGGCGCGGCCGCCGTGATCTCGGCGCTGAATGTGGTGATCTTCACCGCCCTGGCGACGCTGTTCTCCTTCCTCTACAACATCTCCGCGACCGTCCTCGGCGGTCTGGAGGTCACTCTCGCCGAGGACTGA
- a CDS encoding GAF domain-containing protein, with protein sequence MSDDITTRARELLDDEGGRAEEFAELAVDLSQQPDLGTTLEAVTAAAQRTLGGDGGGIFLHERGRLVTAWATDESAERAEHLQNELNEGPCIDSALEPEFRISADLCDEPRWASWSRRMVELGWRSALSAPLLAPGGEPIGSLNLFSPLPSVFSDDLADLAAVFALHASVAVLNARREENLNRAIAAQHRVGVAQGIVMAQFDVDPGRAFELIRAYSQRANIKLAAVASYVIERRGLPGA encoded by the coding sequence GTGAGTGATGACATCACTACCCGCGCCAGGGAGCTCCTCGACGACGAGGGCGGCCGTGCGGAAGAGTTCGCCGAGCTGGCGGTCGACCTCAGCCAACAGCCCGATCTGGGCACCACGCTGGAGGCCGTGACGGCGGCCGCGCAGCGCACCCTGGGCGGCGACGGTGGCGGGATCTTCCTGCACGAGCGCGGGCGGCTGGTCACGGCCTGGGCGACCGACGAGTCCGCGGAGCGCGCCGAGCATCTGCAGAACGAGCTGAACGAGGGGCCCTGCATCGACTCCGCGCTCGAACCGGAGTTCCGGATCAGCGCGGATCTCTGCGACGAGCCTCGCTGGGCGAGCTGGTCGCGGCGGATGGTCGAGCTGGGTTGGCGCTCGGCACTCTCGGCGCCGCTGCTGGCGCCCGGCGGCGAACCGATCGGGTCGCTCAACCTCTTCTCGCCGTTGCCGAGCGTGTTCTCCGATGACCTGGCCGACCTGGCCGCGGTCTTCGCCCTGCATGCGTCGGTTGCGGTCCTGAATGCCCGCCGCGAGGAGAATCTCAACCGTGCCATCGCGGCCCAGCACCGCGTCGGGGTGGCGCAGGGGATCGTGATGGCGCAGTTCGATGTCGATCCGGGCCGGGCGTTCGAGCTGATCCGGGCGTACTCGCAACGGGCGAACATCAAGCTCGCCGCCGTCGCGAGCTATGTGATCGAGCGCCGGGGCCTGCCCGGCGCCTGA
- a CDS encoding M20 metallopeptidase family protein — protein sequence MTLGEDWRQRIREELPAAIELRHRVHADPRLSGDEADTTELVTEALLAPAGDDAGPGDPGVVTATTGRLLRIPTAGTPRGAPVVLRSELDALPIDERTGAPYAATNGAMHACGHDVHLAATVAVARAARTLPLPLPLQVLLQPREESLRSGARDVLDEGFGSDFGAIIGAHVQPRLPAGRYGVAPGAVNAGVGDFEVLIEGRGGHSAYPHTVADPVLALAAVITASQQISARRIDPTSGSVLMITMVEAGSAPNVVPETARAMGTYRFMSEEDRLQIEKALTEIVGASAAAHGTRGTVRYLDAEPTLINDPRLASGAAALLASAGRDVDRRWRSFGSDDFAYFGREVPSLMIFVGTGEAGGGLHDARFLPPDSVIIDVADALVAGYLAAVNNGAGPGDPPGRDLMGGPS from the coding sequence ATGACCCTGGGTGAGGACTGGCGGCAGCGGATCCGCGAGGAGCTGCCGGCGGCGATCGAGCTGCGCCATCGGGTGCACGCCGATCCGCGGCTCAGCGGCGACGAGGCGGATACGACCGAGCTGGTGACCGAGGCGCTGCTGGCGCCTGCGGGCGACGACGCGGGCCCCGGCGATCCGGGGGTCGTGACCGCGACCACCGGCCGGCTGCTGCGGATCCCGACGGCGGGTACGCCGAGAGGTGCCCCGGTCGTGTTGCGCAGCGAGCTCGACGCGCTGCCGATCGACGAGCGCACGGGCGCGCCCTATGCGGCGACCAACGGCGCGATGCACGCGTGCGGCCACGATGTGCACCTGGCGGCGACGGTCGCGGTGGCGCGAGCCGCGCGGACCCTGCCCCTCCCGCTGCCCCTGCAGGTGCTGCTGCAGCCGCGGGAGGAGTCGCTGCGCTCCGGCGCACGCGATGTGTTGGATGAGGGGTTCGGGTCGGACTTCGGCGCGATCATCGGCGCGCACGTGCAACCGCGACTGCCGGCCGGCCGGTACGGGGTAGCACCGGGCGCGGTGAACGCCGGTGTCGGCGACTTCGAGGTGCTGATCGAGGGCCGCGGCGGGCACAGCGCGTACCCGCACACCGTGGCCGATCCGGTCCTGGCCCTGGCCGCGGTGATCACCGCCAGCCAGCAGATCAGCGCCCGCCGGATCGACCCGACCTCCGGCAGCGTGTTGATGATCACGATGGTGGAGGCGGGCAGCGCGCCGAATGTGGTGCCGGAGACCGCGCGCGCGATGGGTACCTATCGGTTCATGAGCGAGGAGGACCGGCTGCAGATCGAGAAGGCGCTGACCGAGATCGTCGGCGCATCGGCGGCAGCCCACGGTACGCGGGGCACCGTGCGCTATCTGGATGCCGAGCCGACCTTGATCAACGACCCGCGGCTGGCATCGGGCGCGGCGGCCCTGCTGGCCTCGGCAGGCCGCGATGTCGATCGCCGCTGGCGGTCCTTCGGCTCGGACGACTTCGCCTATTTCGGCCGGGAGGTCCCGTCGTTGATGATCTTCGTCGGCACCGGCGAGGCCGGCGGCGGCCTGCACGATGCGAGGTTCCTGCCGCCAGACTCCGTGATCATCGATGTCGCCGACGCTCTGGTGGCAGGCTATCTGGCGGCCGTGAACAACGGAGCGGGCCCGGGTGATCCCCCGGGTCGAGACCTGATGGGCGGCCCGAGTTGA
- a CDS encoding MFS transporter produces MTHDTTAAPTPPRQMRRVAAASAFGTSIELYDFLIFGLAAGLVFPRLFFPESEPLIGTLQSFLVFGAGFASRPLGALAFGHFGDRFSRRTMLVVSLVATGACTVAMGLLPTYASVGVLAPILLVALRILQGFFMGGEQGGAFLMVTEHAPGGRRAFYGAFVTAGSPIGSILGIGAFQIVSAATGPAFLDWGWRVPFLASAVLIAVGIYVRLGVAESPVFRKLAAESRVRRVPIAGVFATALPLVLGGILVNLGFNLFIFIINSFTVAYGTQQLGMGRTDILMSGLWGSVGMMITVFVAGALADRFGLVRVMLIGAIFQVAWAFPYFWLIDTRNLGLLYLAVIIGYVGLSFVFGPMAAYYVSLFRPEYRYSGVALSYNLGAVLGGGLSPSLATALLAAFDGASAGISVYIALGGVLSAIGLLITAKQVRRARIDA; encoded by the coding sequence ATGACCCACGACACCACCGCTGCGCCGACGCCGCCGCGGCAGATGCGGCGGGTGGCGGCCGCCAGCGCCTTCGGCACCAGCATCGAGCTGTATGACTTCCTGATCTTCGGCCTGGCCGCCGGGCTGGTCTTCCCGCGGCTGTTCTTCCCCGAGTCCGAACCACTGATCGGTACGCTGCAGTCCTTCCTGGTCTTCGGCGCCGGATTCGCCTCCCGCCCGCTCGGTGCCCTGGCCTTCGGCCACTTCGGCGACCGCTTCTCCCGCCGGACGATGCTGGTGGTCTCGCTCGTCGCCACCGGCGCCTGCACGGTGGCGATGGGGCTGCTGCCGACCTATGCCAGCGTCGGCGTACTCGCCCCGATCCTGCTCGTCGCGCTGCGGATCCTGCAGGGATTCTTCATGGGCGGCGAACAGGGCGGGGCATTCCTGATGGTCACCGAGCACGCCCCGGGCGGCCGCCGGGCCTTCTACGGAGCGTTCGTCACCGCCGGCTCGCCCATCGGGTCCATCCTCGGGATCGGCGCATTCCAGATCGTCTCCGCAGCCACCGGGCCGGCCTTCCTGGACTGGGGCTGGCGGGTCCCGTTCCTGGCCTCGGCGGTGCTGATCGCGGTGGGCATCTACGTGCGGCTCGGGGTCGCCGAAAGCCCGGTGTTCCGCAAGCTGGCGGCCGAATCGCGGGTGCGCCGGGTGCCGATCGCCGGCGTCTTCGCCACCGCCCTGCCGCTGGTGCTCGGCGGCATCCTGGTCAACCTCGGCTTCAACCTGTTCATCTTCATCATCAACTCCTTCACCGTCGCCTATGGCACGCAGCAGCTCGGCATGGGGCGTACCGACATCTTGATGAGCGGTCTGTGGGGCTCGGTCGGGATGATGATCACCGTGTTCGTGGCCGGCGCGCTCGCCGATCGTTTCGGGCTGGTCCGGGTGATGCTGATCGGCGCGATCTTCCAGGTTGCGTGGGCATTCCCGTACTTCTGGTTGATCGACACCCGCAATCTGGGACTGCTCTATCTGGCGGTGATCATCGGCTACGTCGGCCTGAGCTTCGTCTTCGGGCCGATGGCGGCCTACTACGTCAGCCTGTTCCGGCCGGAGTACCGCTACTCCGGGGTCGCCCTCTCCTACAACCTCGGCGCCGTGCTCGGCGGTGGCCTGTCGCCGTCGCTCGCGACCGCACTGCTGGCCGCGTTCGACGGGGCCAGCGCGGGGATCTCGGTCTACATCGCCCTCGGCGGCGTGCTCTCGGCGATCGGCCTGTTGATCACCGCCAAGCAGGTACGCCGGGCCCGGATCGACGCCTGA